A single window of Amphiura filiformis chromosome 17, Afil_fr2py, whole genome shotgun sequence DNA harbors:
- the LOC140138264 gene encoding uncharacterized protein, translating to MSAITQTTRGGVSYEDLCKGTFKSYSFNLVDLGDNPPLSFQTAVDTLVRQIDDTFKDITTQQWDKEIESFTIGKSHARRRRKAGGGFQHFDHTDQHTWKLSDGVNARWRNMYSPKPMEYSGLVALTAVTTDMIPLDVKRAYSFINVEQYSIALEQRLIQHYMLERVDSRLENKSFNPGNLCESQPYAGIVYVAYKLKDCEVVQSDDHTTAQAIQEPSSRQSTSSFLTPEDHFQNPNVSTDELPSTGTLSSMEKRQIPEEIAGPRQNTSSHIIPEHDVGEVKTGNVVCRLCKQTFVHEHYLKFHMEEVHDNAGQNQYKSYISDKAHSRKRQSSQVCRHCGKMFSDLSTLKRHLKRLIETKLSNMEATRELPVTNPSASIPKRKSQNLTDAQSKKKRKSTISVDLTFRKKALMLLLKVCTNVPFVQKGL from the coding sequence ATGTCAGCTATCACACAAACTACCAGGGGAGGTGTCAGCTATGAAGACCTTTGTAAGGGGACATTCAAGTCGTACAGCTTTAATCTAGTTGATCTTGGTGATAATCCACCATTATCATTCCAAACTGCTGTGGATACACTTGTGCGACAAATAGATGACACATTTAAAGATATCACAACACAACAATGGGACAAAGAAATAGAATCGTTCACCATCGGAAAATCCCATGCAAGGCGAAGAAGAAAAGCAGGCGGGGGCTTTCAGCACTTTGACCATACAGATCAGCACACTTGGAAGCTAAGCGATGGTGTTAATGCCAGGTGGCGTAATATGTACTCTCCTAAACCAATGGAATACAGTGGGTTGGTAGCTCTAACCGCGGTGACAACAGATATGATACCACTTGATGTTAAAAGAGCTTATAGCTTCATCAATGTGGAACAGTATAGTATTGCTCTTGAACAGAGACTTATTCAACATTATATGCTGGAGAGAGTTGACTCAAGGCTGGAAAACAAGAGCTTTAATCCTGGTAATCTTTGTGAGTCTCAACCATATGCAGGTATTGTGTATGTAGCATACAAGCTTAAGGACTGTGAAGTTGTCCAGAGTGATGACCATACAACAGCACAAGCTATTCAAGAGCCATCTTCAAGACAAAGTACCAGCAGTTTTTTAACTCCTGAAGACCACTTCCAAAATCCAAATGTTTCAACCGATGAGCTACCTTCTACAGGTACTTTAAGTTCAATGGAGAAGAGACAAATACCTGAAGAAATCGCTGGACCAAGACAAAATACGAGTAGTCATATCATTCCTGAACACGATGTTGGTGAAGTGAAAACTGGTAATGTTGTATGTCGCCTCTGTAAACAAACTTTTGTGCATGAACACTATCTGAAATTTCACATGGAGGAAGTTCATGATAATGCTggtcaaaatcaatacaaaagTTACATTAGTGATAAAGCACATAGCAGGAAAAGACAGAGTTCACAAGTATGTAGACATTGTGGGAAAATGTTTTCTGATCTAAGTACACTAAAGCGGCATCTCAAAAGATTGATTGAAACAAAATTGTCAAACATGGAAGCAACCCGAGAATTACCGGTGACAAATCCTAGTGCTTCAATCCCGAAAaggaaatcacaaaatttgacagATGCACAgtctaaaaagaaaagaaagagtaCGATTTCAGTCGATTTGACCTTCCGGAAGAAAGCACTGATGTTGTTGCTCAAAGTCTGTACAAATGTCCCATTTGTCCAAAAAGGTTTGTGA
- the LOC140138266 gene encoding uncharacterized protein, giving the protein MRSLVNQVHGTFSDIETQQPDKVIASFTIGKTHAKRRSKNGGGYMKFDRKKQSTWKLKEGISNKWSKYEKDGYSGLIALTAVTTDIIPSDVKRAHRFIDKEQYCIALEQQLIQYYMLERADSRLENTSFNPGNLCKKGEKPYACIVYVAYKLKDREGYQIDGQEGAVEESSDTSDSELSINHSSPATVGDDELIQKYLDSIPGSTSVRSSSDGSEDAIRPSSMDGSEDTPGPSSGRSMDGSEDTTSPSSRWSKDDSENTTGKSSRWSMDGSEDTPGPSSAWSPAVPGQSSGQFQESSPGLLPRCSLHSFDKTLGTSLPDGSKPNLTAPLSPIKSILKRKHSTPSEECTKKIKRVKFSDDGSLFRRCSIL; this is encoded by the coding sequence ATGAGGAGCCTCGTGAACCAAGTACATGGTACTTTTTCCGATATTGAAACACAGCAACCGGACAAGGTCATCGCATCTTTCACTATAGGAAAAACCCATGCCAAGCGAAGATCCAAAAACGGAGGTGGCTATATGAAGTTTGACCGAAAGAAACAGAGCACTTGGAAACTTAAGGAAGGTATTAGCAATAAATGGTCTAAATATGAAAAAGATGGCTACAGTGGGTTGATAGCTTTGACTGCAGTCACGACAGATATTATACCATCTGATGTTAAACGAGCCCATCGCTTCATCGATAAGGAACAGTATTGTATCGCTCTTGAACAACAACTAATTCAGTATTATATGCTGGAAAGAGCCGATTCGAGGCTGGAAAACACAAGTTTTAATCCTGGTAATCTTTGTAAAAAAGGAGAGAAACCGTATGCATGTATAGTGTACGTAGCTTACAAGCTCAAGGATAGAGAGGGTTATCAGATAGATGGCCAAGAAGGAGCAGTGGAAGAAAGCAGTGATACCAGTGACAGTGAATTGTCAATAAATCACTCCTCACCAGCAACTGTGGGAGATGATGAATTAATCCAAAAATATCTTGATAGTATCCCAGGATCAACTTCAGTACGGTCCTCATCAGATGGTTCTGAGGATGCCATTAGACCATCTTCCATGGATGGATCTGAGGACACCCCAGGACCATCTTCAGGAAGGTCCATGGATGGTTCTGAGGACACTACCTCACCATCTTCAAGATGGTCTAAAGATGATTCTGAGAACACCACTGGCAAATCTTCAAGATGGTCCATGGATGGTTCTGAGGACACCCCAGGACCATCTTCAGCATGGTCCCCAGCTGTACCGGGACAATCTTCGGGACAGTTCCAAGAAAGTTCTCCAGGACTATTGCCAAGATGTTCTCTGCATAGCTTTGATAAAACCCTGGGAACATCTTTACCAGATGGTTCTAAACCTAACCTGACAGCACCTTTGAGCCCAATCAAGTCAATCTTGAAGAGGAAACATTCAACCCCGAGTGAAGAgtgtacaaagaaaataaagagaGTTAAATTTAGTGACGATGGTAGTCTATTTCGCAGATGCTCCATTCTTTGA